The Sylvia atricapilla isolate bSylAtr1 chromosome 13, bSylAtr1.pri, whole genome shotgun sequence genome includes a region encoding these proteins:
- the PDCD7 gene encoding programmed cell death protein 7 codes for MAQPPPFPARLPPPFRAFPPPFPGPAVRPAPFAVGPVAPPPFFLPPPTGEGGPRFPPGVPYLAAAPPRAAAEEEAVQRQQDELWLSQFLGRRRSAAPPPPPPAAASPSSARAAAVAALGRVARVTALCRALRRCEDEADEPGWARCREEAEAVLQELREVVRPLREPGYHEALRRKAERARKRRLRLQRRKHEARAAKEEEAARAAEREAKIDQWRAKCIQEVEEKNRERELKAAADSVLSEVRKKQADTKRMMDILRGLEKLRKLRKEAAARKGVCPPPSADEAFENQVESLKTLLKTRTELYEAEERALRVMLEGEQEEERKREMEKKQKKEREKLLQQKLEMDSKLFGDPAEFPLGHLLQPFRDYYLQAEHSVAALIQIRHEWDQYLVPADHPDGSCIPPGWVLPSLPTNDTWATAVR; via the exons ATGGCGCAGCCGCCGCCGTTCCCCgcccgcctcccgccgcccTTCCGCGCCTTCCCGCCGCCCTTCCCCGGCCCCGCCGTCCGCCCAGCGCCCTTCGCGGTGGGACCGGTGGCACCGCCGCCTTTCTTCTTGCCGCCGCCTACGGGTGAGGGAGGACCGCGTTTCCCACCGGGCGTCCCCTACCTagcggcggccccgccgcgggcaGCGGCCGAGGAGGAGGCGGTGCAGCGGCAGCAGGATGAGCTGTGGCTGTCGCAGTTCCtgggccgccgccgctccgctgccccgccgcctccgccgcccgccgccgccagccccaGCAGCGCCCGGGCCGCGGCGGTGGCGGCGCTGGGGCGGGTGGCCCGGGTGACCGCGCTGTGCCGCGCCCTGCGGCGCTGCGAGGACGAGGCCGACGAACCGGGCTGGGCCCGGTGCCGGGAGGAGGCGGAGGcggtgctgcaggagctgcggGAGGTTGTGCGGCCCCTGCGGGAGCCCGGGTACCACGAGGCGCTGCGCAGGAAGGCCGAGAGggcgaggaagaggaggctgcGCCTGCAGCGGAGGAAGCATGAAGCCAGAGCGgccaaggaggaggaggcggcccGGGCCGCCGAGAGGGAGGCCAAGATCGACCAGTGGCGGGCGAAGTGCATCCAGGAGGTGGAGGAAAAGAACCGG GAACGAGAGCTGAAGGCTGCTGCTGACAGTGTCCTGTCTGAAGTCAGGAAGAAACAGGCAGATACAAAGAGGATGATGGACATCCTGCGCGGGTTGGAAAAGCTTCGGAAGCTGAGGAAAGAAGCTGCTGCCAGAAAAG GTGTTTGTCCACCTCCTTCAGCAGATGAAGCATTTGAAAATCAGGTGGAAAGTCTCAAAACATTGCTCAAAACTCGCACAGAACTGTATGAAGCTGAGGAAAGAGCATTAAGGGTTATGCTGGAGGGagaacaggaagaggaaaggaagagggaaatggaaaagaaacagaagaaggaaagagaaaagctgctaCAGCAGAAACTGGAAATGGATTCCAAGCTGTTTGGGGATCCAG ctgAATTCCCACTTGGCCATCTACTGCAGCCTTTTAGAGACTACTACTTACAAGCTGAACATTCTGTAGCAGCTCTAATCCAGATCAG GCATGAATGGGATCAGTACTTGGTGCCAGCTGACCACCCTGACGGAAGCTGCATCCCTCCAGGATGGGTTCTCCCAAGCCTCCCCACCAATGACACTTGGGCCACTGCTGTCAGATAA
- the CLPX gene encoding ATP-dependent Clp protease ATP-binding subunit clpX-like, mitochondrial isoform X2: MSACHSCAAAARLFGSTLPSARRGITCGRTRIPVLGKLGTFETCSLKRIPLRNFSETPAYFASKDGASKDGSGDGSKKSVGEGGGKKSSSGKGGNQLRCPKCGDLCTHVETFVSSTRFVKCEKCHHFFVVLSEADTKKSIIKEPESAAEAVKLAFQQKPPPPPKKIYNYLDKYVVGQCFAKKVLSVAVYNHYKRIYNNIPSNLRQQAEVEKQTSLTPRELLQIAGISPHGNALGASMQQQMNQQIPQEKRGGEVLDSPNDDIKLEKSNILLLGPTGSGKTLLAQTLAKCLDVPFAICDCTTLTQAGYVGEDIESVIAKLLQDANYNVEKAQQGIVFLDEVDKIGSVPGIHQLRDVGGEGVQQGLLKLLEGTIVNVPEKNSRKLRGETVQVDTTNILFVASGAFNGLDRIISRRKNEKYLGFGTPSNMGKGRRAAAAADLANISGESDPQEDIEEKDRLLRHVEARDLIEFGMIPEFVGRLPVVVPLHSLDEKTLVRILTEPRNAVVPQYQALFSMDKCELNVTEDALKAIARLALDRKTGARGLRSIMEKLLLEPMFEVPNSDIVCVEVDKDVVEGKKEPGYIRAPTKDSSEEEYDSGVEEEGWPRQADAANH, encoded by the exons ATGTCCGCCTGCCACAgctgcgccgccgccgcccgcctcTTCGGCTCCACGCTGCCCTCCGCTCGCAGAG gtATCACTTGTGGTCGTACACGCATCCCCGTTTTAGGAAAACTTGGGACTTTTGAAACTTGTTCCCTAAAACGAATTCCTCTTAGAAACTTTTCAGAAACACCAGCATATTTTGCTTCAAAGGATGGTGCAAGCAAGGATGGTTCTGGAGATGGAAGCAAG AAATCTGTTGGTGAGGGTGGTGGTAAAAAGTCAAgctctgggaaaggagggaacCAACTGCGCTGCCCAAAGTGTGGGGACTTGTGCACACACGTGGAGACCTTCGTGT cttccaCCCGTTTTGTGAAGTGTGAAAAGTGTCACCACTTTTTTGTTGTCCTGTCAGAGGCAGACACAAAAAAGAGCATCATTAAAGAGCCCGAGtcagcagcagaagctgtgaAATTGGCATTCCAGCAGAAGCCACCACCTCCACCGAAAAAG ATTTACAACTACCTCGACAAATATGTTGTTGGTCAGTGTTTTGCAAAGAAGGTGCTTTCAGTTGCTGTGTATAATCATTACAAAAGAATCTACAataatatcccatctaacctgAGACAGCAAGCAGAAGTTGAGAAACAGACTTCTTTAACACCAAGAG AACTCCTGCAGATTGCTGGAATCAGTCCACACGGTAATGCTTTGGGAGCATCAATGCAGCAACAAATGAACCAGCAGATACCTCAGGAAAAACGGGGAGGAGAAGTACTAGATTCACCCAACGATGACATTAAACTtgaaaaaagtaatattttgcTGCTTGGACCAACGGGATCAG GTAAAACCCTGCTGGCTCAGACTCTGGCTAAATGCCTAGATGTCCCTTTTGCTATCTGTGATTGTACCACCTTGACTCAAGCTGGCTATGTTGGGGAAGACATTGAATCTGTCATCGCAAAACTCCTGCAAGATGCCAACTACAATGTAGAAAAAGCACAACAAG GAATTGTTTTTCTGGATGAAGTAGATAAGATTGGCAGCGTTCCTGGTATCCATCAATTACGGGATGTTGGGGGAGAAGGTGTTCAACAG GGCTTGTTAAAATTACTTGAAGGCACAATAGTAAATGTTCCAGAAAAGAATTCTCGGAAACTACGTGGAGAAACGGTGCAGGTTGACACAACAAACATCCTGTTTGTAGCTTCTGGTGCTTTTAATGGTCTTGACAGAATTatcagcaggaggaaaaatgaaaaa TACCTAGGATTTGGGACACCGTCTAACATGGGGAAAGGCagaagggctgcagcagcagctgatctTGCCAATATCAGTGGAGAGTCTGACCCCCAGGAGGATATTGAGGAGAAGGATCGCTTGCTGCGCCACGTGGAAGCCAGGGATCTCATCGAGTTTGGCATGATTCCTGAATTTGTGGGCCGTTTGCCTGTTGTGGTTCCTCTGCACAGCCTGGATGAGAAAACCCTCGTACGGATTCTTACGGAGCCACGGAATGCTGTGGTTCCTCAGTACCAGGCACTGTTCAGCATGGATAAG TGTGAATTAAATGTAACCGAAGATGCATTGAAGGCTATAGCCAGACTGGCCCTGGACAGAAAAACTGGTGCCAGAGGTCTTCGATCTATAATG gaaaagctgctgctggagcccatgTTTGAAGTGCCCAATTCTGACATCGTATGTGTGGAAGTTGACAAAGATGTTGTAGAAGGCAAAAAAGAGCCAGGATACATTAG GGCTCCCACCAAGGACTCATCAGAAGAGGAGTATGACTCTGGAgtggaggaggaaggctggCCTCGGCAGGCAGATGCTGCAAACCATTAA
- the CLPX gene encoding ATP-dependent Clp protease ATP-binding subunit clpX-like, mitochondrial isoform X1 produces the protein MSACHSCAAAARLFGSTLPSARRGITCGRTRIPVLGKLGTFETCSLKRIPLRNFSETPAYFASKDGASKDGSGDGSKKSVGEGGGKKSSSGKGGNQLRCPKCGDLCTHVETFVSSTRFVKCEKCHHFFVVLSEADTKKSIIKEPESAAEAVKLAFQQKPPPPPKKIYNYLDKYVVGQCFAKKVLSVAVYNHYKRIYNNIPSNLRQQAEVEKQTSLTPRELEIRRREDEYRFTKLLQIAGISPHGNALGASMQQQMNQQIPQEKRGGEVLDSPNDDIKLEKSNILLLGPTGSGKTLLAQTLAKCLDVPFAICDCTTLTQAGYVGEDIESVIAKLLQDANYNVEKAQQGIVFLDEVDKIGSVPGIHQLRDVGGEGVQQGLLKLLEGTIVNVPEKNSRKLRGETVQVDTTNILFVASGAFNGLDRIISRRKNEKYLGFGTPSNMGKGRRAAAAADLANISGESDPQEDIEEKDRLLRHVEARDLIEFGMIPEFVGRLPVVVPLHSLDEKTLVRILTEPRNAVVPQYQALFSMDKCELNVTEDALKAIARLALDRKTGARGLRSIMEKLLLEPMFEVPNSDIVCVEVDKDVVEGKKEPGYIRAPTKDSSEEEYDSGVEEEGWPRQADAANH, from the exons ATGTCCGCCTGCCACAgctgcgccgccgccgcccgcctcTTCGGCTCCACGCTGCCCTCCGCTCGCAGAG gtATCACTTGTGGTCGTACACGCATCCCCGTTTTAGGAAAACTTGGGACTTTTGAAACTTGTTCCCTAAAACGAATTCCTCTTAGAAACTTTTCAGAAACACCAGCATATTTTGCTTCAAAGGATGGTGCAAGCAAGGATGGTTCTGGAGATGGAAGCAAG AAATCTGTTGGTGAGGGTGGTGGTAAAAAGTCAAgctctgggaaaggagggaacCAACTGCGCTGCCCAAAGTGTGGGGACTTGTGCACACACGTGGAGACCTTCGTGT cttccaCCCGTTTTGTGAAGTGTGAAAAGTGTCACCACTTTTTTGTTGTCCTGTCAGAGGCAGACACAAAAAAGAGCATCATTAAAGAGCCCGAGtcagcagcagaagctgtgaAATTGGCATTCCAGCAGAAGCCACCACCTCCACCGAAAAAG ATTTACAACTACCTCGACAAATATGTTGTTGGTCAGTGTTTTGCAAAGAAGGTGCTTTCAGTTGCTGTGTATAATCATTACAAAAGAATCTACAataatatcccatctaacctgAGACAGCAAGCAGAAGTTGAGAAACAGACTTCTTTAACACCAAGAG AATTAGAAATCAGAAGACGGGAGGATGAGTACAGATTTACAA AACTCCTGCAGATTGCTGGAATCAGTCCACACGGTAATGCTTTGGGAGCATCAATGCAGCAACAAATGAACCAGCAGATACCTCAGGAAAAACGGGGAGGAGAAGTACTAGATTCACCCAACGATGACATTAAACTtgaaaaaagtaatattttgcTGCTTGGACCAACGGGATCAG GTAAAACCCTGCTGGCTCAGACTCTGGCTAAATGCCTAGATGTCCCTTTTGCTATCTGTGATTGTACCACCTTGACTCAAGCTGGCTATGTTGGGGAAGACATTGAATCTGTCATCGCAAAACTCCTGCAAGATGCCAACTACAATGTAGAAAAAGCACAACAAG GAATTGTTTTTCTGGATGAAGTAGATAAGATTGGCAGCGTTCCTGGTATCCATCAATTACGGGATGTTGGGGGAGAAGGTGTTCAACAG GGCTTGTTAAAATTACTTGAAGGCACAATAGTAAATGTTCCAGAAAAGAATTCTCGGAAACTACGTGGAGAAACGGTGCAGGTTGACACAACAAACATCCTGTTTGTAGCTTCTGGTGCTTTTAATGGTCTTGACAGAATTatcagcaggaggaaaaatgaaaaa TACCTAGGATTTGGGACACCGTCTAACATGGGGAAAGGCagaagggctgcagcagcagctgatctTGCCAATATCAGTGGAGAGTCTGACCCCCAGGAGGATATTGAGGAGAAGGATCGCTTGCTGCGCCACGTGGAAGCCAGGGATCTCATCGAGTTTGGCATGATTCCTGAATTTGTGGGCCGTTTGCCTGTTGTGGTTCCTCTGCACAGCCTGGATGAGAAAACCCTCGTACGGATTCTTACGGAGCCACGGAATGCTGTGGTTCCTCAGTACCAGGCACTGTTCAGCATGGATAAG TGTGAATTAAATGTAACCGAAGATGCATTGAAGGCTATAGCCAGACTGGCCCTGGACAGAAAAACTGGTGCCAGAGGTCTTCGATCTATAATG gaaaagctgctgctggagcccatgTTTGAAGTGCCCAATTCTGACATCGTATGTGTGGAAGTTGACAAAGATGTTGTAGAAGGCAAAAAAGAGCCAGGATACATTAG GGCTCCCACCAAGGACTCATCAGAAGAGGAGTATGACTCTGGAgtggaggaggaaggctggCCTCGGCAGGCAGATGCTGCAAACCATTAA
- the CLPX gene encoding ATP-dependent Clp protease ATP-binding subunit clpX-like, mitochondrial isoform X3 yields MSACHSCAAAARLFGSTLPSARRGITCGRTRIPVLGKLGTFETCSLKRIPLRNFSETPAYFASKDGASKDGSGDGSKKSVGEGGGKKSSSGKGGNQLRCPKCGDLCTHVETFVSSTRFVKCEKCHHFFVVLSEADTKKSIIKEPESAAEAVKLAFQQKPPPPPKKIYNYLDKYVVGQCFAKKVLSVAVYNHYKRIYNNIPSNLRQQAEVEKQTSLTPRELEIRRREDEYRFTKLLQIAGISPHGNALGASMQQQMNQQIPQEKRGGEVLDSPNDDIKLEKSNILLLGPTGSGKTLLAQTLAKCLDVPFAICDCTTLTQAGYVGEDIESVIAKLLQDANYNVEKAQQGIVFLDEVDKIGSVPGIHQLRDVGGEGVQQGLLKLLEGTIVNVPEKNSRKLRGETVQVDTTNILFVASGAFNGLDRIISRRKNEKYLGFGTPSNMGKGRRAAAAADLANISGESDPQEDIEEKDRLLRHVEARDLIEFGMIPEFVGRLPVVVPLHSLDEKTLVRILTEPRNAVVPQYQALFSMDKCELNVTEDALKAIARLALDRKTGARGLRSIMEKLLLEPMFEVPNSDIVCVEVDKDVVEGKKEPGYIR; encoded by the exons ATGTCCGCCTGCCACAgctgcgccgccgccgcccgcctcTTCGGCTCCACGCTGCCCTCCGCTCGCAGAG gtATCACTTGTGGTCGTACACGCATCCCCGTTTTAGGAAAACTTGGGACTTTTGAAACTTGTTCCCTAAAACGAATTCCTCTTAGAAACTTTTCAGAAACACCAGCATATTTTGCTTCAAAGGATGGTGCAAGCAAGGATGGTTCTGGAGATGGAAGCAAG AAATCTGTTGGTGAGGGTGGTGGTAAAAAGTCAAgctctgggaaaggagggaacCAACTGCGCTGCCCAAAGTGTGGGGACTTGTGCACACACGTGGAGACCTTCGTGT cttccaCCCGTTTTGTGAAGTGTGAAAAGTGTCACCACTTTTTTGTTGTCCTGTCAGAGGCAGACACAAAAAAGAGCATCATTAAAGAGCCCGAGtcagcagcagaagctgtgaAATTGGCATTCCAGCAGAAGCCACCACCTCCACCGAAAAAG ATTTACAACTACCTCGACAAATATGTTGTTGGTCAGTGTTTTGCAAAGAAGGTGCTTTCAGTTGCTGTGTATAATCATTACAAAAGAATCTACAataatatcccatctaacctgAGACAGCAAGCAGAAGTTGAGAAACAGACTTCTTTAACACCAAGAG AATTAGAAATCAGAAGACGGGAGGATGAGTACAGATTTACAA AACTCCTGCAGATTGCTGGAATCAGTCCACACGGTAATGCTTTGGGAGCATCAATGCAGCAACAAATGAACCAGCAGATACCTCAGGAAAAACGGGGAGGAGAAGTACTAGATTCACCCAACGATGACATTAAACTtgaaaaaagtaatattttgcTGCTTGGACCAACGGGATCAG GTAAAACCCTGCTGGCTCAGACTCTGGCTAAATGCCTAGATGTCCCTTTTGCTATCTGTGATTGTACCACCTTGACTCAAGCTGGCTATGTTGGGGAAGACATTGAATCTGTCATCGCAAAACTCCTGCAAGATGCCAACTACAATGTAGAAAAAGCACAACAAG GAATTGTTTTTCTGGATGAAGTAGATAAGATTGGCAGCGTTCCTGGTATCCATCAATTACGGGATGTTGGGGGAGAAGGTGTTCAACAG GGCTTGTTAAAATTACTTGAAGGCACAATAGTAAATGTTCCAGAAAAGAATTCTCGGAAACTACGTGGAGAAACGGTGCAGGTTGACACAACAAACATCCTGTTTGTAGCTTCTGGTGCTTTTAATGGTCTTGACAGAATTatcagcaggaggaaaaatgaaaaa TACCTAGGATTTGGGACACCGTCTAACATGGGGAAAGGCagaagggctgcagcagcagctgatctTGCCAATATCAGTGGAGAGTCTGACCCCCAGGAGGATATTGAGGAGAAGGATCGCTTGCTGCGCCACGTGGAAGCCAGGGATCTCATCGAGTTTGGCATGATTCCTGAATTTGTGGGCCGTTTGCCTGTTGTGGTTCCTCTGCACAGCCTGGATGAGAAAACCCTCGTACGGATTCTTACGGAGCCACGGAATGCTGTGGTTCCTCAGTACCAGGCACTGTTCAGCATGGATAAG TGTGAATTAAATGTAACCGAAGATGCATTGAAGGCTATAGCCAGACTGGCCCTGGACAGAAAAACTGGTGCCAGAGGTCTTCGATCTATAATG gaaaagctgctgctggagcccatgTTTGAAGTGCCCAATTCTGACATCGTATGTGTGGAAGTTGACAAAGATGTTGTAGAAGGCAAAAAAGAGCCAGGATACATTAGGTAA